From Stigmatopora argus isolate UIUO_Sarg chromosome 14, RoL_Sarg_1.0, whole genome shotgun sequence, the proteins below share one genomic window:
- the slc25a17l gene encoding peroxisomal membrane protein PMP34 isoform X3, protein MSTNGALPVGILSYETLVHALAGAMGSVTAMTTFFPLDTAKSRLQVDERRKSKSTPVILAEIAQEEGMLALYRGWFPVISSLCCSNFVYFYTFNTLKRLTPTQPQRSRLGVDLLIGIVSGAVNVILTTPMWVVNTRLKLQGAKFRNEDLHQTQYKGIFDAFSQIIANEGVGTLWNGTLPSLILVLNPALQFMFYEYMKRRAGKGGKKISSAEIFLIGAVAKAIATTATYPLQTVQAILRKARRPRPVQRPGG, encoded by the exons ATGTCCACCAATGGAGCATTGCCGGTCGGCATCTTATCATATGAGACTCTGGTTCACGCTTTGGCAGGTGCAATG GGCAGCGTGACAGCAATGACCACCTTCTTCCCTTTGGACACAGCTAAAAGTCGACTTCAGG TTGACGAGCGAAGGAAGTCCAAATCCACGCCTGTCATCTTGGCTGAGATAGCCCAGGAAGAGGGCAT GCTGGCTTTGTACCGAGGCTGGTTCCCGGTCATCTCCAGCCTCTGCTGCTCCAACTTTGTCTACTTCTACACCTTCAACACACTGAAGAGGCTGACGCCCACCCAGCCACAGCGCTCGAGACTCGGCGTAGACCTGCTCATAGGCATCGTGTCAG GTGCGGTCAATGTGATCCTCACCACTCCCATGTGGGTTGTGAACACTCGTCTGAAGCTCCAGGGGGCCAAATTCAGAAATGAGGACCTCCATCAGACTCAGTACAAGGGCATTTTTG ATGCATTCTCCCAGATCATAGCCAATGAGGGGGTAGGAACGCTGTGGAACGGCACTCTGCCCTCGCTCATCCTCGTCCTCAACCCGGCTTTGCAGTTCATGTTCTACGAGTACATGAAGAGGAGGGCAGGGAAAGGCGGCAAAAAG ATATCATCTGCAGAAATCTTCCTCATTGGGGCTGTTGCCAAAGCCATTGCAACAACTGCCACTTATCCTCTGCAGACTGTTCAAGCCATCCTCAGG AAAGCACGGCGTCCTCGGCCTGTACAAAGGCCTGGAGGCTAA
- the slc25a17l gene encoding peroxisomal membrane protein PMP34 isoform X2, with translation MMSFQGSVTAMTTFFPLDTAKSRLQVDERRKSKSTPVILAEIAQEEGMLALYRGWFPVISSLCCSNFVYFYTFNTLKRLTPTQPQRSRLGVDLLIGIVSGAVNVILTTPMWVVNTRLKLQGAKFRNEDLHQTQYKGIFDAFSQIIANEGVGTLWNGTLPSLILVLNPALQFMFYEYMKRRAGKGGKKISSAEIFLIGAVAKAIATTATYPLQTVQAILRFGQYKGEGGLTGSLVNIFTLLMDRIKKHGVLGLYKGLEAKLLQTVLTAALMFVVYEKITAATFKVMGLNKKRM, from the exons ATGATGTCATTTCAGGGCAGCGTGACAGCAATGACCACCTTCTTCCCTTTGGACACAGCTAAAAGTCGACTTCAGG TTGACGAGCGAAGGAAGTCCAAATCCACGCCTGTCATCTTGGCTGAGATAGCCCAGGAAGAGGGCAT GCTGGCTTTGTACCGAGGCTGGTTCCCGGTCATCTCCAGCCTCTGCTGCTCCAACTTTGTCTACTTCTACACCTTCAACACACTGAAGAGGCTGACGCCCACCCAGCCACAGCGCTCGAGACTCGGCGTAGACCTGCTCATAGGCATCGTGTCAG GTGCGGTCAATGTGATCCTCACCACTCCCATGTGGGTTGTGAACACTCGTCTGAAGCTCCAGGGGGCCAAATTCAGAAATGAGGACCTCCATCAGACTCAGTACAAGGGCATTTTTG ATGCATTCTCCCAGATCATAGCCAATGAGGGGGTAGGAACGCTGTGGAACGGCACTCTGCCCTCGCTCATCCTCGTCCTCAACCCGGCTTTGCAGTTCATGTTCTACGAGTACATGAAGAGGAGGGCAGGGAAAGGCGGCAAAAAG ATATCATCTGCAGAAATCTTCCTCATTGGGGCTGTTGCCAAAGCCATTGCAACAACTGCCACTTATCCTCTGCAGACTGTTCAAGCCATCCTCAGG TTTGGCCAATACAAAGGCGAGGGGGGACTGACGGGAAGTCTGGTAAACATTTTCACCTTGCTGATGGACCGAATTAA AAAGCACGGCGTCCTCGGCCTGTACAAAGGCCTGGAGGCTAAACTGCTCCAGACGGTGCTGACGGCCGCCCTCATGTTCGTCGTGTACGAGAAGATCACCGCCGCCACCTTTAAGGTCATGGGCCTGAATAAGAAGCGAATGTAG
- the slc25a17l gene encoding peroxisomal membrane protein PMP34 isoform X1, giving the protein MSTNGALPVGILSYETLVHALAGAMGSVTAMTTFFPLDTAKSRLQVDERRKSKSTPVILAEIAQEEGMLALYRGWFPVISSLCCSNFVYFYTFNTLKRLTPTQPQRSRLGVDLLIGIVSGAVNVILTTPMWVVNTRLKLQGAKFRNEDLHQTQYKGIFDAFSQIIANEGVGTLWNGTLPSLILVLNPALQFMFYEYMKRRAGKGGKKISSAEIFLIGAVAKAIATTATYPLQTVQAILRFGQYKGEGGLTGSLVNIFTLLMDRIKKHGVLGLYKGLEAKLLQTVLTAALMFVVYEKITAATFKVMGLNKKRM; this is encoded by the exons ATGTCCACCAATGGAGCATTGCCGGTCGGCATCTTATCATATGAGACTCTGGTTCACGCTTTGGCAGGTGCAATG GGCAGCGTGACAGCAATGACCACCTTCTTCCCTTTGGACACAGCTAAAAGTCGACTTCAGG TTGACGAGCGAAGGAAGTCCAAATCCACGCCTGTCATCTTGGCTGAGATAGCCCAGGAAGAGGGCAT GCTGGCTTTGTACCGAGGCTGGTTCCCGGTCATCTCCAGCCTCTGCTGCTCCAACTTTGTCTACTTCTACACCTTCAACACACTGAAGAGGCTGACGCCCACCCAGCCACAGCGCTCGAGACTCGGCGTAGACCTGCTCATAGGCATCGTGTCAG GTGCGGTCAATGTGATCCTCACCACTCCCATGTGGGTTGTGAACACTCGTCTGAAGCTCCAGGGGGCCAAATTCAGAAATGAGGACCTCCATCAGACTCAGTACAAGGGCATTTTTG ATGCATTCTCCCAGATCATAGCCAATGAGGGGGTAGGAACGCTGTGGAACGGCACTCTGCCCTCGCTCATCCTCGTCCTCAACCCGGCTTTGCAGTTCATGTTCTACGAGTACATGAAGAGGAGGGCAGGGAAAGGCGGCAAAAAG ATATCATCTGCAGAAATCTTCCTCATTGGGGCTGTTGCCAAAGCCATTGCAACAACTGCCACTTATCCTCTGCAGACTGTTCAAGCCATCCTCAGG TTTGGCCAATACAAAGGCGAGGGGGGACTGACGGGAAGTCTGGTAAACATTTTCACCTTGCTGATGGACCGAATTAA AAAGCACGGCGTCCTCGGCCTGTACAAAGGCCTGGAGGCTAAACTGCTCCAGACGGTGCTGACGGCCGCCCTCATGTTCGTCGTGTACGAGAAGATCACCGCCGCCACCTTTAAGGTCATGGGCCTGAATAAGAAGCGAATGTAG
- the metrnla gene encoding meteorin-like protein: protein MTNMLVYFLGFLLLVFGRCRTSLGQYSSDQCSWKGSGLTHEGHTRDVEQVYLRCSQGSLEWLYPTGAIIVNLRPNTFSPAASRLSVCVKPAPESSGTNVYLDLNGWLRPLLREHEQAAGLVRCFGILEGALFIEAIPRADISRRVTAFQYELVSDELTGDRPSPAEACHLCNEDQLLLAVCTKDFVARGTVTSVREDTKENRTSINVDIHRLYRQKTQVFVPGGPRARRWSGSITMPRECALKVSDDDILFTGTLRFGEARMGCATRYGDFLRWYRRAQRLGTNPCHLDTD, encoded by the exons ATGACAAACATGCTCGTCTACTTCTTAGGGTTCCTTCTCCTCGTTTTCGGCCGATGTCGGACTTCTCTTGGCCAGTACTCGAGCGATCAGTGCAGTTGGAAGGGCAg CGGCCTGACTCACGAGGGCCATACGCGGGACGTGGAGCAGGTCTACCTGCGCTGCTCGCAGGGCTCACTAGAGTGGCTGTACCCCACGGGCGCCATCATCGTCAACCTGCGCCCCAACACCTTCTCGCCCGCCGCCTCCCGCCTCTCCGTTTGCGTCAAACCCGCCCCCGAGTCCAGCGGCACCAACGTCTACCTGGACCTAAACGGATGGCTGCGTCCACTACTGCGCGAGCACGAGCAAGCGGCGGGCCTGGTGCGCTGCTTCGGCATCCTGGAGGGGGCGCTCTTCATCGAGGCCATCCCCCGCGCCGACATCAGTCGCCGCGTCACCGCCTTCCAGTACGAGCTCGTCAGCGACGAGCTCACGGGGGACCGCCCCTCCCCGGCAG AAGCCTGTCACCTGTGCAATGAGGACCAACTTCTATTGGCCGTCTGCACCAAAGACTTCG TGGCTCGCGGCACGGTCACGTCGGTGCGCGAGGACACGAAGGAAAATCGCACATCCATCAACGTGGACATCCACCGCCTGTATAGACAAAAGACGCAGGTATTTGTCCCTGGGGGTCCGAGGGCACGACGCTGGTCGGGAAGCATCACCATGCCGCGGGAGTGCGCCCTTAAAGTCAGCGACGACGACATCCTGTTCACGGGGACGCTACGCTTCGGCGAGGCTCGCATGGGTTGCGCCACGCGCTACGGCGACTTCCTGCGTTGGTACAGGCGAGCTCAGAGACTCGGGACAAACCCATGTCACCTCGACACGGACTGA